The genomic stretch CTTATGAAGCAAAGATGAGCAAAATTACTGAGAGTACAGAAACTGTGTAGAGTTTCCGTAAAAACACTTATTCATCCGTATACCTAAACCTACGGTTGTGACCAGAAGACGGACATCAGTGTTCAGAAAAAAGCTCCGATCCATCCATACCATAGAGCCCCAATGTCCTACAAAATCGTTTAAATCTGTGCCTCTCAGATAAAAAACAATATGCTATGGCATAGCTGAGTGTCACGCAACTCATCTTCAAAGGATTGATTTTTTTATACTGATGGCCTTGAAACTACGGTTATTCCAGTTAGGGTCATCATAGAAATCAGGGTCTTGCAACATTCGTGGTTTCACGGATCACGTCTACATGTAGTTTCTTCTTATAGTTCCAATGGTTTTGCGAGGTGCGAATTTTCCAATGGTTTCAATATCCACAAGCAGGCTAGTGTTCATAGACTCGGGTTTAGATCACTATCAACATTTAGCCGAAGGCACCGTAGAGGGCGTTGAGGTTGTCATTCTAGACCCCCATCAGGACGGAATTGAACAGATTACCCATGTTCTGCAATCCCGACAAAATGTAGAAGCCGTACACATCCTTTCCCACGCCGCACCGGGCGTCCTGTCCTTAGGAAACACACAGCTAAGCCCATCCACTCTACCTAGCTACTGTCCATCCCTCCAAAGCTGGTCGAGTGCCCTATCCAAAACTGCTGAAATTCTCCTATATGGCTGTAGATTCGCGGCCAACACCGCAGGGCGATCGCTCGTTCAGCACCTCGCCCGTTTAACTCAGGCAACCGTTGCCGCATCCGATACGCTTACAGGAGCCGCCTCCCTAGGTGGGGACTGGAATCTGGCGGTACGCACGGCTCCCATGCAAGCCATTCCCGCCTTCCGCACCGACGTGCTGCAAACCTACAGTGCCGTTATGCCGGAGTTCAACTGGTCAGATCCGGACATTGATTGGCCTGATGGCAGCATTGGCACCGTCGTCTTCGAAAACGTTGATGGTACAGACGTAGACTTCACCATCAGCGTAGATCCGACCGATGGCGTCGCCTTCGGTTCGGCAGGGGGTGTCCAAACACCGGATGACACGGATTTCCTGGAAGGGGGAGAGGATCTTCCCCAAGAGTCGCTCCACATCACGATGGACAACGAGACACTGCAAGACGTCGTCACCACAACGGTTACCGTCAGTCGTCCGGTCAAAAATGTCAGATTCCAGGTCTACGACATTGATGAGGAATTTGCGACCCAAGGGTGGCAAGACGAAGTCGTCATTATCGGATTCTTTGGCGATACCGTTGTTTTCCCAACCCTCACCGCCAATCCTGGAGCCACCTACACCATTCAGGACAACATTGCCACAGGGGTAGGTAATGCTCCTAACACGGGGCCAGACTCTGACACGGGAACTTTAAACGTTCTCTTCAATTCTCCCATTACCAGCTACCAAGTCATCTACCGCAACGGGCCAGACGCGGCGACCGATCCAGGGGAGCAGGGTATTTCCATTCTCAGCAACATCTTCTTCAGAACTGGCGATCGATTTCCCGACACCGATGATTCCCGACTTCGTATTGCTCCCGGTAATACAGCCCTAGTTCCCGGTCTCGGCGGCAGCGATCCCGATGGCAGAGTGGTGCGATTCCGCGTTACCTCCATCCCCGATGCTGCCCAAGGAACCCTATTCTTGGGTAATCCAGACAACGGTGGCACTGAACTCTCTGAGGGCGATCGCATCCGAGCCCGCCAAATCGACACCGTCTTCTTCCAAGCCAGCAACTCCTTCACAGGCGACACCTTCGAATACGCCGCCATCGATAACGACGGTAACCAAGACCCCACCCCAGGTGTTGTCCGCCTCCGTCCAAAAAATCCAGATTCAGGTTCATCGAACCAGCGTCCAAACACCAATGATGTCGATAAACGTGTCCAACCCGACTCCGTTAAACGCTTAAGGGGTCTCAGTGGCACCGATCCCGATGGCACCGTCGAACAGTTCCGCATCGAGACCCTCCCCGCCCCCCGGCAGGGCACCCTTTTCTTTGGAAACCCCAATCGCAACAACGCGACCGCCGTTGTCAGGCGGCAAATCATTGATGCCACCGACATCAGCAACCTATTTTTCCAATCCACTGCTAACTTTAGCTCTACCAGCTTTAAATACGCTGCCATCGATAACGAGGGCGCACGCGATCGCACCCCCGCAACGGTGAGCCTACGCAGCAAGGGCACACCCACGAACCGTCCTCCCGAAACAGTGCCCTTTATCGCCACCGTTCCACCCAACGCTGTTGTTCAATTAATCGAAGAGCCATCGGGTCAATCCTTTGAAGCGACCGATCCCGACGGAGACGACACCATTGAGACCTTTACAATCCTAAAACTGCCACCGAAACGGTTTGGCGAACTGTTTATCGGTGACCCAGGCAGACGCGGAACCTCTGTCGTCAAAGAAGAACCGATCGATATTGCTCAAATCGATCAAATCTTTTTTGCCTCGGCAGAAGCGTTCAACTCAGAGCTCGGCGCAACCCCCTTCCGGATTCGGTATACCGCTACGGACGATCAGGGCGCATCTGATCCCACGCCTGCACGAGTCCTTGTTGCGCCTGAAGCCGGTGTCCCTAGACCCCCATGCCGTCCGGGGGAAACCATCAAGGGAACCCCGCGCAATGACCGACTCTCCGGCGGGCCTGACGCCGATCAGATCTTCGGTAGAGACGGTAATGATAGTCTTCGCGGTCGCCTTTGCGATGATCTCGTTATTGGCGGCAATGGTAATGACTTAGTCCTAGGCCAAGCGGGGAACGATATTCTAGATGGTGGCGAAGGAAGCGATCGCCTTGAGGGGGGATCCGGCAGAGACCTTCTCAAAGGTCGATCAGGTCAGGATAGCCTCAGCGGCCAAGACGGGAACGATAATTTGCGCGGTGGCAAAGACAAAGATTTCCTCAGTGGCGGTGCCGGAGACGATATCCTGCTCGGCAGAAGCGATGATGACGAAATTGCCGGAGACGACGGTAACGACTCCATCATCGGCGGACGGGGCGACGATCGCATCCAAGGTGGCGATGGGGAAGATACCATCCAAGGAAAAAGCGGTAACGATCGCATCCAAGGTAACCTGGGGAACGATCGCATCCAAGGTGATCGAGGAGATGACACCATTTCTGCTCGGATTGGTCGAGATATTGTAAATGGTGGACTTAGAAACGACATCATAAATGGTGATGCAGGGCGCGATCGCCTCCGAGGCGAAAACGGGGACGATCGCATCAGCGGTGGTGCAGGGCGCGATCGCCTCTGTGGCAATGCAGGCAATGATCGTCTGCGCGGCAATCAAGGTAATGATATCGCCAGCGGCGGCAGAGATAACGACTTCCTCAGTGGTCGAAACGGTGACGATCGCCTCCGAGGTGCATCCGGAAATGACGTTGCCCGTGGCAATGGCGGTGACGATACCCTCATTGGCAACCGAGGCCAAGACCGCCTTAATGGTCGCCAAGACAACGACACCATTATTGGCGGTAAAGCCGAAGATGTACTCACAGGCGGCAGAGGCAGCGATACCTTCGTCTATCGCACCATTCGTGATGGTGGCGAAACCGGAGATGCTATCCGCAGATTCTCGACCCGTGAAGACTTCATCGATCTCAGTGAACTGTTTAGCAAAAAGCAGTTCGCCAACCAGCGGAAGTTTAGCCGCTACGTCAGCCTCACCCAAGTCGGTAACGGTACCCAGCTCGACATCGATATCGCTGGGGAAGACGGTGATAAGTTCCGCCCCTTTGCCTTACTTCGTGGTGTAAATGTAGACACCATCGATCGCACTAACTTCATCCTCTAAGGAAAGCCTAGAGCAGACTAGGGTTCCTGCATATCAAGCAGAATCCTAAACCATGCGAGGGTTATTTTGTGGAAATCCGCAAAGTAACCCTCAATCCGTTGTAGCCTCCTGCGTCCACTGCCATAGTGCCTGCTGATGTACCT from Synechococcales cyanobacterium T60_A2020_003 encodes the following:
- a CDS encoding DUF4347 domain-containing protein, producing the protein MFIDSGLDHYQHLAEGTVEGVEVVILDPHQDGIEQITHVLQSRQNVEAVHILSHAAPGVLSLGNTQLSPSTLPSYCPSLQSWSSALSKTAEILLYGCRFAANTAGRSLVQHLARLTQATVAASDTLTGAASLGGDWNLAVRTAPMQAIPAFRTDVLQTYSAVMPEFNWSDPDIDWPDGSIGTVVFENVDGTDVDFTISVDPTDGVAFGSAGGVQTPDDTDFLEGGEDLPQESLHITMDNETLQDVVTTTVTVSRPVKNVRFQVYDIDEEFATQGWQDEVVIIGFFGDTVVFPTLTANPGATYTIQDNIATGVGNAPNTGPDSDTGTLNVLFNSPITSYQVIYRNGPDAATDPGEQGISILSNIFFRTGDRFPDTDDSRLRIAPGNTALVPGLGGSDPDGRVVRFRVTSIPDAAQGTLFLGNPDNGGTELSEGDRIRARQIDTVFFQASNSFTGDTFEYAAIDNDGNQDPTPGVVRLRPKNPDSGSSNQRPNTNDVDKRVQPDSVKRLRGLSGTDPDGTVEQFRIETLPAPRQGTLFFGNPNRNNATAVVRRQIIDATDISNLFFQSTANFSSTSFKYAAIDNEGARDRTPATVSLRSKGTPTNRPPETVPFIATVPPNAVVQLIEEPSGQSFEATDPDGDDTIETFTILKLPPKRFGELFIGDPGRRGTSVVKEEPIDIAQIDQIFFASAEAFNSELGATPFRIRYTATDDQGASDPTPARVLVAPEAGVPRPPCRPGETIKGTPRNDRLSGGPDADQIFGRDGNDSLRGRLCDDLVIGGNGNDLVLGQAGNDILDGGEGSDRLEGGSGRDLLKGRSGQDSLSGQDGNDNLRGGKDKDFLSGGAGDDILLGRSDDDEIAGDDGNDSIIGGRGDDRIQGGDGEDTIQGKSGNDRIQGNLGNDRIQGDRGDDTISARIGRDIVNGGLRNDIINGDAGRDRLRGENGDDRISGGAGRDRLCGNAGNDRLRGNQGNDIASGGRDNDFLSGRNGDDRLRGASGNDVARGNGGDDTLIGNRGQDRLNGRQDNDTIIGGKAEDVLTGGRGSDTFVYRTIRDGGETGDAIRRFSTREDFIDLSELFSKKQFANQRKFSRYVSLTQVGNGTQLDIDIAGEDGDKFRPFALLRGVNVDTIDRTNFIL